Proteins from a single region of Nocardioides anomalus:
- a CDS encoding DUF3618 domain-containing protein, with amino-acid sequence MAKGKQEEGPSQLEREMEETRERLASTIDQLVYRANPKTIVGREVASLKAYFVDPATGQPRSENILKVAGVLVGTVALFVVIRKVSS; translated from the coding sequence GTGGCCAAGGGCAAGCAGGAGGAAGGTCCCTCCCAGCTCGAGCGCGAGATGGAGGAGACGCGCGAGCGGCTGGCGAGCACCATCGACCAGCTCGTCTACCGCGCCAACCCCAAGACGATCGTCGGTCGCGAGGTCGCCTCGCTGAAGGCGTACTTCGTCGACCCGGCCACCGGTCAGCCCCGCAGCGAGAACATCCTCAAGGTCGCCGGCGTGCTCGTCGGCACCGTCGCGCTGTTCGTGGTGATCCGGAAGGTCTCGTCCTGA
- a CDS encoding GroES family chaperonin encodes MLHDRVLVEVDSDGGERRSSGGIVIPATAAMGARRLAWSRVVAVGPNARSVEAGDRVLFDPADKSEVEVHGETYVVMRERDVHAVAADRLEDGGRPTGLYL; translated from the coding sequence ATGCTGCACGACCGCGTCCTGGTCGAGGTGGACTCCGACGGGGGCGAGCGGCGCTCCTCCGGCGGCATCGTCATCCCGGCCACCGCGGCCATGGGCGCGCGCCGCCTGGCCTGGTCGCGCGTGGTCGCGGTCGGCCCGAACGCCCGGTCCGTCGAGGCCGGCGACCGGGTCCTGTTCGACCCGGCCGACAAGTCGGAGGTCGAGGTGCACGGCGAGACCTACGTCGTCATGCGCGAGCGCGACGTGCACGCCGTGGCCGCCGACCGTCTCGAGGACGGCGGCCGACCGACCGGGCTCTACCTCTAG
- a CDS encoding FAD-dependent oxidoreductase, with product MTLTSLWQDRHPRSEPPVPEVSGDYDVAVIGAGLTGLTTALLLGRAGRSVVVLEAGTVGHATTGRTTAKISCLQGTRLSTIARKHTSSVVQDYVTAQREGLAWLERFCGDHDVAAQHRDAVSYAYTASGEGQLRRELDVATGAGLPASWQDDFPLPFRTRGGVRLPDQLQVDPMELLDALSLEAAAHGVRLVEGARVTKVRGSAPVTVSTEAGEVRADTVVVATNMPILDRGGFFARMKPLRSYSLAFRTPTALVDAMYLSVDTPSRSLRDVPDGDGSLLLVGGNGHKVGAEVDTARRVEELRRWTAELWPEAVETHAWSAQDYAPHHELPFAGPVLPGRDEILVAGGYAKWGMTNAVAASLVLSSRILGGHLEWSEAFRTWSPHETTGLATAALANGEVGLELTRGWIGALATGSVTQDGVSRVCTHLGGIVRFNEAERSWDCPLHGSRFDADGPVLEGPAVCGLKRVG from the coding sequence ATGACCCTGACCTCGCTCTGGCAGGACCGGCACCCCCGCTCCGAGCCACCCGTCCCCGAGGTGTCCGGCGACTACGACGTCGCGGTGATCGGCGCCGGGCTGACCGGGCTGACCACCGCGCTGCTGCTCGGCCGCGCCGGCCGCTCGGTCGTCGTGCTCGAGGCGGGCACCGTCGGCCACGCCACGACCGGCCGCACCACCGCCAAGATCAGCTGTCTGCAGGGCACGCGGCTGTCGACCATCGCCCGCAAGCACACCTCGTCGGTGGTCCAGGACTACGTCACCGCCCAGCGCGAGGGGCTGGCCTGGCTCGAGCGGTTCTGCGGCGACCACGACGTCGCCGCCCAGCACCGCGACGCGGTCAGCTACGCCTACACCGCCTCGGGCGAGGGCCAGCTGCGCCGGGAGCTCGACGTCGCCACCGGCGCCGGGCTGCCCGCGTCGTGGCAGGACGACTTCCCGCTCCCCTTCCGCACCCGCGGCGGCGTGCGGCTGCCCGACCAGCTCCAGGTCGACCCGATGGAGCTGCTCGACGCGCTGTCGCTGGAGGCGGCCGCGCACGGCGTACGCCTGGTCGAGGGCGCGCGGGTGACCAAGGTCCGCGGCTCCGCCCCGGTCACGGTGTCCACCGAGGCCGGCGAGGTCCGCGCGGACACCGTGGTCGTGGCCACCAACATGCCGATCCTGGACCGCGGCGGGTTCTTCGCCCGGATGAAGCCGCTGCGCTCCTACAGCCTGGCCTTCCGCACGCCGACGGCCCTGGTGGACGCGATGTACCTCTCCGTCGACACCCCCTCGCGCTCGCTGCGCGACGTGCCGGACGGCGACGGCTCGCTGCTGCTCGTCGGCGGCAACGGGCACAAGGTGGGCGCGGAGGTCGACACCGCCCGGCGCGTCGAGGAGCTGCGTCGCTGGACCGCGGAGCTCTGGCCCGAGGCCGTCGAGACCCACGCCTGGTCCGCGCAGGACTACGCGCCGCACCACGAGCTGCCCTTCGCCGGGCCGGTCCTGCCCGGCCGCGACGAGATCCTGGTGGCGGGCGGCTACGCGAAGTGGGGCATGACCAACGCGGTCGCCGCCTCGCTGGTGCTGAGCAGCCGGATCCTGGGCGGCCACCTCGAGTGGTCGGAGGCCTTCCGGACCTGGAGCCCGCACGAGACCACGGGCCTGGCCACCGCCGCGCTGGCCAACGGCGAGGTCGGCCTGGAGCTGACCCGCGGCTGGATCGGCGCGCTGGCCACCGGGTCGGTGACCCAGGACGGCGTCTCGCGGGTGTGCACCCACCTGGGCGGGATCGTGCGCTTCAACGAGGCCGAGCGCAGCTGGGACTGCCCGCTGCACGGCTCGCGCTTCGACGCGGACGGCCCGGTCCTCGAGGGTCCGGCCGTCTGTGGCCTGAAGCGGGTGGGCTAG
- a CDS encoding YihY/virulence factor BrkB family protein: MPSTDSTTDDRPAPEAPGKVDDPTDLDQHSWGYVLRKTAREFSSDQCTDLAAALTYYAVLALFPAAIALTSLLGLVGQGTEAVDQVLDILRQVGAGGVVDSIGPTLKDLSASQAVGLGLVIGLLGALWSASGYVGAFGRAMNRIYEIGEGRPVWKLRPAMLLLTAVLVVLVAVALAGLVVSGPVTGAVGDALGLGHTAQLVFSIVKWPLIALVVVGIVALLYYFTPNVRQPRFRWVSVGAVLALVVWAVASAAFGFYVANFSSYDKTYGALAGVVVFLLWLWITNLALLFGAELDAELERGRELASGIEAEVEIQLPPRDDRNIEKAEAKEREDEAKGRELRHRAQSHRKD, from the coding sequence ATGCCTTCCACCGACAGCACGACCGACGACCGGCCGGCCCCGGAGGCACCCGGGAAGGTCGACGACCCGACCGACCTCGACCAGCACTCCTGGGGCTACGTGCTCCGCAAGACCGCGCGGGAGTTCTCCTCCGACCAGTGCACCGACCTGGCCGCCGCGCTCACCTACTACGCCGTGCTGGCGCTCTTCCCCGCCGCCATCGCGCTGACCTCGCTGCTCGGCCTGGTCGGTCAGGGCACCGAGGCCGTCGACCAGGTCCTCGACATCCTGCGCCAGGTCGGCGCGGGCGGGGTCGTGGACAGCATCGGTCCCACCCTGAAGGACCTGTCGGCCTCGCAGGCGGTCGGTCTCGGCCTGGTGATCGGCCTGCTCGGTGCGCTCTGGTCGGCCAGCGGGTACGTCGGCGCGTTCGGTCGCGCGATGAACCGCATCTACGAGATCGGCGAGGGCCGCCCGGTCTGGAAGCTGCGCCCGGCGATGCTGCTGCTCACCGCGGTGCTCGTCGTCCTGGTGGCGGTGGCGCTGGCCGGGCTCGTCGTGAGCGGGCCGGTCACCGGTGCGGTCGGCGACGCGCTGGGCCTCGGCCACACGGCCCAGCTGGTCTTCTCGATCGTCAAGTGGCCGCTCATCGCGCTCGTCGTCGTGGGGATCGTCGCGCTGCTCTACTACTTCACGCCCAACGTGCGGCAGCCGAGGTTCCGCTGGGTCAGCGTGGGTGCGGTCCTGGCCCTCGTGGTCTGGGCGGTCGCCTCGGCGGCGTTCGGCTTCTACGTCGCGAACTTCTCCTCCTACGACAAGACCTACGGCGCCCTGGCCGGGGTCGTCGTCTTCCTCCTGTGGCTGTGGATCACCAACCTCGCGCTGCTCTTCGGCGCCGAGCTGGACGCCGAGCTCGAGCGTGGCCGTGAGCTCGCCTCCGGCATCGAGGCCGAGGTCGAGATCCAGCTGCCCCCGCGCGACGACCGCAACATCGAGAAGGCCGAGGCCAAGGAGCGCGAGGACGAGGCCAAGGGCCGCGAGCTGCGCCACCGCGCCCAGAGCCACCGGAAGGACTGA
- a CDS encoding catalase: MDPKEKLKDTAKAVGEKVEEVAETAASKAASLTEPPIPGAPGSEPPSLEEPTEPRETPPPKPDQEQPTPLSPTGAPSADPPTASAQQGAYLTTATGVRLHDTDHSLKVGARGPTVLADHHLREKIMHFDHERIPERVVHARGAGAHGVFVANGAATSVSRAAVFGKDVETPVFVRFSTVLGSRGSADTVRDTRGFAVKFYSSEGNWDLVGNNIPVFFIQDGIKFPDVIHAGKPHPDREIPQAQSAHDTFWDFVSLHTEGQHHAMWNMSDRGLPRSYRMMEGFGVHTFRLVDAEGGTTLCKFHWKPRLGVHSLTWEEAQLAAGVDPDFHRRDLHDAIESGAYPVWDLGIQTFADTPDQTFEGIDLLDPTKLVPEELAPVQLIGTMTLTGNPTNYFAETEQVAFHTGHLVPGIDGTDDPLLMARNFSYLDTQLTRLAGPNFNQIPINRPHAPVNDMHRDGYHQSAVHGGVAPYKPNTLDGGCPFFAGMDEGAFVDVPVQVPAASKVRANPASYDDHYSQTRQFYRSMTPVEQEHIVLAYTFELGKCYEQAVKERQLQCLANIDADLCAQVATGLGLPAPAASVEVPDVELSPALSQLPGEWPPDGRMVGIVVDPSGDLEGVEATRRTLLAAGVVPLVIAPHGGQVEGTTVQRTFATVRSIELDAVLVAGAAPPAPDALPARDAKAGADTAALDPRVTLLLEECYRHAKVIGAWGDGTAALTALGLDGVAGVVSGDDAAGVLADVQALMAHHRVWERFPARA; this comes from the coding sequence ATGGACCCCAAGGAGAAGCTCAAGGACACCGCGAAGGCGGTCGGCGAGAAGGTCGAGGAGGTGGCCGAGACCGCGGCCAGCAAGGCCGCGAGCCTGACCGAGCCGCCCATCCCCGGCGCTCCGGGCAGCGAGCCGCCGTCGCTCGAGGAGCCGACCGAGCCGCGCGAGACACCGCCGCCGAAGCCCGACCAGGAGCAGCCGACGCCGCTCTCGCCCACCGGCGCCCCGAGCGCGGACCCGCCGACGGCGAGCGCGCAGCAGGGCGCCTACCTCACCACGGCCACCGGCGTGCGCCTGCACGACACCGACCACTCGCTCAAGGTGGGCGCGCGGGGGCCGACGGTCCTGGCCGACCACCACCTGCGCGAGAAGATCATGCACTTCGACCACGAGCGGATCCCCGAGCGCGTGGTGCACGCCCGCGGCGCCGGTGCGCACGGCGTCTTCGTGGCCAACGGCGCGGCCACCTCGGTCTCGCGCGCCGCGGTCTTCGGCAAGGACGTCGAGACCCCGGTCTTCGTGCGCTTCTCCACCGTGCTCGGCTCGCGCGGCTCGGCCGACACCGTGCGCGACACCCGCGGCTTCGCGGTGAAGTTCTACTCCTCCGAGGGCAACTGGGACCTGGTCGGCAACAACATCCCGGTCTTCTTCATCCAGGACGGCATCAAGTTCCCCGACGTCATCCACGCCGGCAAGCCGCACCCGGACCGCGAGATCCCGCAGGCGCAGAGTGCGCACGACACGTTCTGGGACTTCGTCTCGCTGCACACCGAGGGCCAGCACCACGCGATGTGGAACATGTCCGACCGCGGCCTCCCGCGCAGCTACCGGATGATGGAGGGCTTCGGCGTCCACACCTTCCGCCTCGTCGACGCCGAGGGCGGCACGACGCTGTGCAAGTTCCACTGGAAGCCGCGCCTCGGCGTGCACTCCCTGACCTGGGAGGAGGCGCAGCTGGCCGCGGGCGTCGACCCGGACTTCCACCGCCGCGACCTGCACGACGCCATCGAGTCCGGCGCCTACCCGGTGTGGGACCTGGGGATCCAGACCTTCGCGGACACCCCCGACCAGACGTTCGAGGGCATCGACCTGCTCGACCCGACCAAGCTGGTCCCCGAGGAGCTCGCGCCGGTCCAGCTGATCGGCACCATGACGCTGACCGGCAACCCGACGAACTACTTCGCCGAGACCGAGCAGGTCGCCTTCCACACCGGGCACCTCGTGCCCGGCATCGACGGCACCGACGACCCGCTGCTGATGGCCCGCAACTTCTCCTACCTCGACACCCAGCTCACCCGGCTGGCCGGGCCGAACTTCAACCAGATCCCCATCAACCGCCCGCACGCGCCGGTCAACGACATGCACCGCGACGGCTACCACCAGAGCGCGGTCCACGGCGGCGTCGCGCCGTACAAGCCCAACACCCTGGACGGTGGCTGCCCGTTCTTCGCGGGCATGGACGAGGGCGCGTTCGTCGACGTGCCGGTGCAGGTGCCGGCGGCCAGCAAGGTGCGGGCCAACCCGGCGTCGTACGACGACCACTACAGCCAGACGCGGCAGTTCTACCGGAGCATGACCCCGGTCGAGCAGGAGCACATCGTGCTGGCCTACACCTTCGAGCTCGGCAAGTGCTACGAGCAGGCGGTCAAGGAGCGCCAGCTCCAGTGCCTGGCCAACATCGACGCCGACCTGTGCGCGCAGGTGGCCACCGGGCTCGGCCTGCCGGCGCCCGCGGCGAGCGTCGAGGTGCCCGACGTCGAGCTCTCCCCGGCGCTCTCGCAGCTGCCCGGCGAGTGGCCGCCGGACGGCCGGATGGTCGGGATCGTCGTCGACCCGTCCGGTGACCTCGAGGGGGTCGAGGCCACCCGCCGCACGCTGCTCGCGGCCGGCGTCGTGCCCCTCGTCATCGCGCCCCACGGCGGCCAGGTCGAGGGCACCACGGTGCAGCGGACCTTTGCCACGGTCCGCTCCATCGAGCTCGACGCGGTGCTCGTGGCCGGTGCGGCGCCGCCGGCGCCCGACGCGCTCCCGGCCCGCGACGCGAAGGCCGGCGCGGACACCGCGGCCCTCGACCCGCGGGTCACGCTGCTGCTGGAGGAGTGCTACCGCCACGCCAAGGTCATCGGCGCGTGGGGCGACGGCACCGCCGCGCTGACCGCCCTCGGCCTGGACGGCGTGGCCGGCGTGGTGAGCGGTGACGACGCGGCCGGCGTGCTCGCCGACGTGCAGGCGCTGATGGCGCACCACCGGGTCTGGGAGCGGTTCCCCGCGCGGGCCTGA
- a CDS encoding DUF4383 domain-containing protein: MSNQHGVNDGSIQVNTGGTPYDVGAAGFLRTVTGAYGLVFLIVGILGFVPGVTTHYGDLTFAGHTSGAELAGVFQVSVLHNLIHLAYGVVGLTLAARPRPAALYLLLGGVVYAVVWLYGVLVGDDSQANVVPLNSADDWLHLVLAVSMVALGVLGLRRLRHRGRGPSLA, translated from the coding sequence ATGAGCAACCAGCACGGCGTGAACGACGGCAGCATCCAGGTCAACACCGGCGGGACGCCGTACGACGTGGGCGCGGCGGGCTTCCTGCGCACGGTGACGGGCGCCTACGGCCTCGTGTTCCTCATCGTCGGGATCCTCGGGTTCGTCCCCGGCGTCACGACCCACTACGGCGACCTCACCTTCGCCGGACACACGAGCGGAGCCGAGCTGGCCGGCGTGTTCCAGGTCTCGGTGCTGCACAACCTCATCCACCTGGCCTACGGCGTCGTGGGGCTCACCCTCGCCGCTCGGCCGCGGCCCGCCGCGCTCTACCTGCTCCTCGGCGGCGTGGTGTACGCCGTGGTCTGGCTCTACGGGGTGCTGGTCGGGGACGACAGCCAGGCCAACGTCGTGCCGCTCAACTCCGCCGACGACTGGCTGCACCTGGTGCTGGCCGTCTCGATGGTCGCGCTCGGGGTCCTCGGCCTGCGCCGGCTCCGGCACCGTGGGCGCGGGCCCTCGCTGGCCTGA
- a CDS encoding PPOX class F420-dependent oxidoreductase has product MELEQALAAARRNHQSVLVTIRSSDGRPQLSNVLHRVTDDGDVQVSITTSRAKYKNLQRTPWAALHLNGEDFWSYVVLEGEATLSDVARDPHDAVVEELVDYYRELSGEHPDWDDYRAAQVREERVLVRLRPSRAYGLLR; this is encoded by the coding sequence ATGGAGCTCGAGCAGGCCCTGGCCGCCGCCCGCCGCAACCACCAGTCGGTCCTGGTGACCATCCGGTCCTCCGACGGCCGCCCCCAGCTGTCCAACGTGCTGCACCGCGTGACCGACGACGGCGACGTCCAGGTCTCCATCACCACCAGCCGCGCGAAGTACAAGAACCTCCAGCGCACCCCGTGGGCCGCGCTGCACCTCAACGGCGAGGACTTCTGGAGCTACGTCGTCCTCGAGGGCGAGGCCACGCTGTCCGACGTGGCCCGCGACCCGCACGACGCTGTGGTCGAGGAGCTGGTCGACTACTACCGCGAGCTCTCCGGCGAGCACCCCGACTGGGACGACTACCGCGCCGCCCAGGTCCGCGAGGAGCGCGTCCTCGTCCGGCTGCGGCCGAGCCGCGCCTACGGCCTGCTGCGCTGA
- a CDS encoding sortase domain-containing protein: protein MAGTLSPAAERPFDRFASGFGRVAAVLSVLGVLVALGLSVPSAWWDALGPGGDGAAAPTYTRMTPADPVRVAAGGPSGVRLVSPLVKSTVEPRAALAAPPDDAPLVSWWDGSARAGAAQGQTILIGHVAGGHGGLTQLGEMAEGDTVDLLTERGTMRYQVSTVRTFDPTTMDRVGLTLFKQDGGAGRLVMISAGGWDGAAYQRSVVVTAAPLGRPTD from the coding sequence ATGGCCGGCACCCTCTCCCCCGCCGCGGAGCGACCCTTCGACCGGTTCGCCTCCGGGTTCGGCCGGGTCGCCGCCGTGCTGAGCGTGCTCGGTGTGCTCGTCGCGCTGGGCCTGAGCGTGCCCTCGGCGTGGTGGGACGCGCTCGGACCGGGCGGCGACGGCGCCGCCGCGCCGACGTACACCCGGATGACCCCGGCCGACCCCGTCCGGGTCGCTGCCGGCGGGCCGTCCGGTGTCCGGCTGGTCTCCCCGCTGGTGAAGTCCACCGTCGAGCCCCGCGCCGCGCTCGCGGCGCCGCCCGACGACGCCCCGCTCGTCAGCTGGTGGGACGGCAGCGCCCGCGCGGGCGCCGCCCAGGGCCAGACGATCCTCATCGGCCACGTCGCGGGCGGCCACGGCGGGCTCACCCAGCTGGGCGAGATGGCCGAGGGCGACACCGTGGACCTGCTCACCGAGCGGGGCACCATGCGCTACCAGGTCAGCACCGTGCGCACCTTCGACCCGACCACCATGGACCGGGTCGGGCTGACGCTGTTCAAGCAGGACGGCGGCGCCGGCCGGCTCGTCATGATCTCGGCCGGGGGCTGGGACGGCGCGGCCTACCAGCGCTCGGTGGTCGTCACCGCCGCGCCGCTCGGACGCCCCACCGACTGA